A window of Actinomycetota bacterium contains these coding sequences:
- a CDS encoding PEP-utilizing protein mobile subunit produces the protein MPKVVPVDEFVDPEWYPGWRDLEPGIKVFDAIGPFRKEDEAGFWILDFHHPYGFCPLSFGLLEVGAKLTQIVAERIPLPPGRGLTVRMAGVHSYASEVPVTSPWLIGERAKRAMKSIPAMIASFPDDWAAAVEELKAGLERFESLDVDSLDPAELAAYLTEAYDFLERAWEIHFELMYPLLANYAGFLGVCAELGIDASQAPAFLQGEDTKIMAVDRELWNLADRAREEGIDSIFAAHEAEELKAALEADPAAATWLAEFNEFLQRDGWRIEGIVNPMLAPWIEDPTPPLGTIKTFLGAEERFDFDAAREATIAEREQLVAETRDRLTVEEREVFDGALAAVRAVNFVWWNEEHNYYIDLRAHIPYRRLAMAVVTAAGAPDPDDAFYLFVQELHELAAGRRRWSELADLVAARRTFYADSIAKRAEMPKILGTVPETITDPVVAEIYGMGDAFFAALDADGSDVSELVGIPAAPGKVRGRVRVLHSAQELHRIEEGEVLVCEATSPNWTPAFGKIAGCVCDTGGSLTHAAIVSREYRIPAVTGCAVATQALGDGDLVEVDGTAGVVRIIERA, from the coding sequence ATGCCGAAAGTCGTGCCCGTCGACGAGTTTGTTGATCCGGAGTGGTACCCGGGGTGGCGAGATCTCGAACCAGGTATCAAGGTCTTTGACGCGATCGGCCCGTTCCGAAAGGAGGATGAAGCAGGGTTCTGGATCCTCGACTTCCATCATCCCTACGGTTTCTGCCCGCTCTCCTTCGGGCTCCTCGAGGTGGGCGCCAAGCTCACCCAGATCGTTGCGGAGCGCATCCCGCTGCCACCGGGTCGTGGCTTGACGGTACGGATGGCCGGGGTTCACTCATATGCCAGCGAGGTGCCCGTCACCTCTCCGTGGCTCATCGGTGAGCGAGCCAAGCGAGCGATGAAGTCCATCCCCGCCATGATCGCCTCCTTTCCGGACGACTGGGCGGCGGCGGTGGAGGAGCTGAAAGCCGGGCTGGAGCGGTTCGAGTCGCTCGACGTCGACTCGCTCGACCCCGCCGAGCTGGCCGCCTACCTCACTGAGGCATACGACTTCCTCGAGCGGGCATGGGAGATCCACTTCGAGCTGATGTACCCGCTGCTGGCGAACTACGCCGGCTTCCTCGGGGTGTGCGCCGAGCTCGGGATCGACGCCAGCCAGGCTCCGGCGTTTCTCCAGGGCGAAGACACCAAGATCATGGCGGTCGACCGCGAGTTGTGGAACCTCGCCGACCGGGCCCGCGAGGAGGGGATCGATTCGATCTTCGCCGCGCACGAGGCGGAAGAGCTGAAGGCGGCTCTCGAGGCGGACCCGGCTGCCGCGACCTGGCTGGCGGAGTTCAACGAGTTCCTCCAGCGGGACGGGTGGCGGATCGAGGGCATCGTCAACCCGATGCTTGCCCCGTGGATCGAGGATCCCACCCCGCCGCTCGGTACGATCAAGACCTTCCTCGGCGCCGAGGAACGGTTCGACTTCGACGCGGCGCGGGAAGCGACGATCGCCGAGCGTGAGCAGCTCGTGGCGGAGACGCGCGATCGGCTCACCGTCGAAGAGCGGGAGGTCTTCGACGGGGCCCTGGCCGCGGTTCGGGCGGTCAACTTCGTCTGGTGGAACGAAGAGCACAACTACTACATCGACCTGCGCGCCCACATTCCCTACCGGCGTCTGGCGATGGCGGTGGTCACCGCCGCCGGTGCTCCCGATCCCGACGATGCGTTCTATTTGTTCGTTCAGGAGCTGCACGAGCTGGCGGCGGGTCGACGCCGGTGGAGCGAGCTGGCGGATCTGGTTGCGGCCCGCCGCACGTTCTACGCCGATTCGATCGCCAAGCGGGCCGAGATGCCGAAGATACTCGGCACCGTGCCCGAGACCATCACCGATCCGGTGGTGGCGGAGATCTACGGCATGGGGGACGCCTTCTTCGCCGCCCTGGATGCGGACGGGAGCGACGTCTCGGAGCTGGTCGGGATACCCGCCGCCCCCGGCAAGGTGCGGGGAAGGGTGCGGGTGCTCCACAGCGCCCAGGAACTCCATCGGATCGAGGAGGGAGAGGTTCTCGTGTGTGAGGCCACGTCCCCCAACTGGACTCCGGCCTTCGGAAAGATCGCCGGCTGTGTCTGTGACACCGGTGGAAGCCTGACCCACGCGGCCATCGTCAGTCGCGAGTACCGGATCCCGGCAGTCACCGGATGTGCGGTGGCGACCCAGGCCCTCGGTGATGGTGATCTCGTCGAAGTCGACGGCACCGCCGGAGTGGTGCGGATCATCGAACGCGCCTGA
- a CDS encoding ABC transporter substrate-binding protein: MKRPAKWALLLVFVLVAAACGGAAESTGSTDTTAATDTTAATDTTAATTESTAETAAAAPVELPTVKIGSVNSLTGPFPFPEASAAAAAVFDRYNDDPARAFDIEYIIEDDAADPAIATQAARKIVSQDGVVLVAGGASLLDCIVDGAYYAENGVYSIPGTGVDEGCFASRNIAPVNTGPWLGLVVSLYFTSEILGHDKICYVQFDTGSGAEARAAAVARWEAITGKTLASLDLYPPGDDLTPYVVKAMDTGCTAVFEGGLDFTAIAWDQAVATQGATFDSVHFTSAYTSGVAEAIPNPATPTYANSEFEPFTEVDSPALADWRGLMESADVPLTSFAEGGYLAGLIAIDVIESAGITADDDTATQRSKIEQALLTMKPFEHPMLGVPFVFGDAEKHNPNYASKFVQLVDGEWVTVTDEFVVLPDES; the protein is encoded by the coding sequence ATGAAACGACCCGCGAAATGGGCTCTGCTGCTGGTATTCGTGCTGGTGGCGGCGGCCTGCGGAGGAGCCGCCGAGAGCACCGGATCCACCGATACCACTGCCGCAACCGACACCACCGCCGCAACCGACACCACCGCCGCAACTACCGAATCGACTGCCGAGACGGCCGCTGCGGCGCCGGTCGAGCTGCCGACCGTCAAGATCGGCTCCGTCAACAGCCTGACCGGGCCGTTTCCGTTCCCGGAGGCCTCGGCGGCGGCTGCGGCGGTATTCGATCGGTACAACGATGATCCGGCACGCGCCTTCGACATCGAGTACATCATCGAGGACGACGCAGCCGACCCGGCAATCGCCACCCAGGCGGCTCGCAAGATCGTGTCCCAAGACGGCGTGGTACTCGTGGCGGGGGGTGCCAGCCTGCTCGATTGCATCGTGGACGGCGCCTACTACGCCGAGAACGGTGTCTACTCGATCCCGGGAACCGGCGTCGACGAAGGGTGTTTTGCATCCCGGAACATCGCCCCGGTCAACACCGGTCCCTGGCTGGGCCTGGTGGTATCGCTCTATTTCACGTCCGAGATCCTCGGTCATGACAAGATCTGTTACGTCCAGTTCGACACCGGCTCGGGCGCCGAAGCCCGAGCGGCCGCGGTGGCCCGTTGGGAGGCGATCACCGGCAAGACGCTGGCGTCTCTCGACCTCTACCCGCCCGGCGACGACCTGACTCCGTATGTGGTCAAGGCCATGGACACCGGCTGTACGGCTGTGTTCGAAGGCGGCCTCGACTTCACCGCCATCGCCTGGGACCAGGCCGTGGCCACCCAGGGCGCCACGTTCGATTCGGTGCACTTCACGTCGGCGTACACGTCGGGGGTGGCCGAAGCCATCCCGAATCCGGCCACACCGACGTACGCCAACTCGGAGTTCGAGCCGTTCACCGAGGTCGACTCTCCGGCACTGGCCGATTGGCGCGGACTCATGGAATCCGCGGACGTCCCGCTCACCTCGTTCGCCGAGGGCGGGTACCTGGCAGGCTTGATCGCGATCGACGTCATCGAGAGCGCCGGCATCACCGCCGACGACGACACGGCGACGCAACGCTCCAAGATCGAGCAGGCGTTGCTGACGATGAAGCCGTTCGAGCATCCGATGCTCGGCGTTCCGTTCGTGTTCGGCGATGCCGAGAAGCACAACCCGAACTACGCGTCGAAGTTCGTTCAGCTCGTCGATGGCGAGTGGGTGACGGTTACCGACGAGTTCGTCGTACTACCGGATGAATCCTGA
- a CDS encoding branched-chain amino acid ABC transporter permease: MFDAAISGIPSGGAYALIGVTVVLLYRMTGTLNFAAAVTGAFGAFTVVAINGAGVGLGVAVLVGMIVGGIVSGLLGVVAAFLFSDHDEISRSVVTIAMAIGLFAVAFRIFGDQPRAFPPLFGGSNITVGGVVLPTSNLVSAALALGLAVGINAVLTRTRLGLKYQALSVRAATAEGLGVPVRGLLVGAWAFSGFVAAFALTLAAPTRQADMTSLGLLVIPAFAAALIGGFRSFTWIAVGGITLGVFEALVIRVRPLATYRSALPFVVIVALLLWTQRRAIWDEAR, translated from the coding sequence ATGTTTGATGCTGCCATATCCGGCATTCCGTCAGGGGGAGCCTATGCCCTCATCGGGGTGACCGTCGTCCTGCTGTATCGGATGACGGGCACGCTCAACTTTGCGGCCGCCGTCACCGGTGCCTTCGGGGCGTTCACCGTCGTGGCGATCAACGGCGCCGGCGTCGGTCTCGGGGTGGCCGTCCTCGTCGGGATGATCGTTGGTGGCATCGTTTCCGGGCTGCTGGGCGTCGTGGCAGCCTTTCTCTTCTCCGACCACGACGAGATCTCGCGTTCGGTCGTCACGATCGCCATGGCGATCGGGCTGTTCGCCGTGGCGTTTCGTATCTTCGGAGACCAACCGCGGGCCTTTCCCCCGCTGTTCGGAGGATCGAACATCACTGTCGGAGGTGTCGTCCTGCCGACCTCGAACCTCGTGTCGGCGGCTCTTGCCCTCGGGCTTGCGGTTGGGATCAACGCCGTGTTGACTCGCACCCGTCTCGGCCTCAAGTACCAGGCACTGAGCGTTCGGGCGGCGACGGCCGAGGGTCTCGGTGTGCCGGTGCGGGGCCTGCTCGTCGGGGCCTGGGCCTTCTCCGGGTTCGTCGCGGCGTTCGCCCTCACCCTGGCGGCCCCGACCCGGCAGGCGGACATGACCTCACTCGGTCTCCTCGTGATTCCGGCGTTCGCCGCTGCCCTGATAGGTGGCTTCCGGTCGTTCACCTGGATCGCCGTCGGTGGGATCACCCTGGGTGTGTTCGAGGCGCTGGTGATACGCGTGAGGCCGCTCGCGACGTACCGCAGCGCGCTTCCGTTCGTCGTGATCGTCGCGCTGTTGCTGTGGACCCAGCGCCGGGCGATCTGGGATGAGGCTCGATGA
- a CDS encoding ATP-binding cassette domain-containing protein gives MIGSLSARVPIRPTHPIGLALGVAAVGFVIWLPEFWTYLFIGAVVSALVAASVGVVYGSAGLVSLCQLTFAAIGAWTIGWLNVHTGIPFLALLLIGGIAAVPVGLVIGLLSLRLRGIHLAVVTMSFAVASTVVLRQIEFPGSLSNQPVRRPELFASENGYFLLAVAVLVVIFVALNAMRKRPVGLAWRAVRHSERAAAALGLNVPLSKLIAFAVGAFIAGVAGGLLVGQNGTVSLRSFEVLDSLVIFTVAVMVGADYLEGAVMAGLFATVVPELFRNWSIPLDVVPILFAIGAIDILRRGGDGISGQLRRRMRTWRGAATREEAVAGEPAPAGVIVPVQDGPVGAARPPELTIEGLSVRFGAVRALDGVSLTVPAESVVGLIGPNGAGKSTLVDVVTGFVRGEHGVVMLGGRSLNGLPAHSRARSGLRRTFQQGRAIPGLTVEQYLRLGSNGSATDADLDRVIDALGCPGRSVRIEEIDMPTRRLVEAAACFVASPKLVLLDEPAAGLGEAESARLARSIASLPELFGCSVLLIEHDVEVVHAACDYVTVLDFGKVIAQGPPAEVFSSPEVMSAFLGKVGVAP, from the coding sequence ATGATCGGATCACTGTCTGCCCGCGTGCCGATCCGGCCGACGCATCCCATCGGCCTGGCCCTGGGAGTGGCCGCCGTCGGGTTCGTGATCTGGCTTCCGGAGTTCTGGACGTACCTGTTCATCGGGGCGGTGGTCAGCGCGCTCGTCGCGGCGAGTGTCGGCGTGGTCTACGGCAGCGCCGGGCTGGTATCACTCTGCCAGCTCACGTTTGCGGCAATTGGAGCCTGGACGATCGGGTGGCTGAACGTTCATACCGGGATCCCGTTTCTGGCCTTGTTGTTGATCGGCGGAATCGCCGCGGTGCCGGTCGGGTTGGTGATCGGCCTGCTGTCCCTTCGTCTCCGGGGGATACACCTGGCCGTCGTCACCATGAGTTTCGCCGTGGCGAGCACGGTGGTGCTCCGCCAGATCGAGTTCCCCGGATCGCTGAGCAACCAACCCGTCCGACGCCCCGAGCTGTTCGCCAGTGAGAACGGGTACTTCCTGCTGGCGGTGGCCGTTCTGGTCGTGATCTTTGTCGCCCTGAACGCGATGCGGAAGAGGCCGGTCGGTCTCGCCTGGCGTGCCGTGCGCCACAGCGAGCGTGCGGCGGCGGCGTTGGGTTTGAACGTTCCCCTCTCCAAGCTGATCGCCTTCGCGGTGGGGGCATTCATCGCCGGAGTTGCCGGAGGTCTCCTTGTCGGTCAGAACGGCACCGTCAGCTTGCGGAGCTTCGAGGTGCTCGACTCGCTCGTCATCTTCACGGTCGCAGTCATGGTCGGGGCCGACTATCTCGAGGGTGCGGTCATGGCGGGGTTGTTCGCGACAGTCGTTCCCGAGCTCTTCCGGAACTGGAGCATTCCGCTGGACGTGGTTCCGATCCTGTTCGCCATCGGCGCCATCGATATTCTTCGCCGGGGAGGGGACGGGATCAGCGGGCAGCTTCGCCGGCGCATGCGAACCTGGCGAGGTGCCGCAACACGGGAAGAGGCGGTGGCCGGGGAGCCGGCACCAGCCGGTGTCATCGTGCCGGTGCAGGACGGTCCGGTCGGCGCGGCACGGCCGCCGGAGCTGACGATCGAGGGCCTGAGCGTGAGGTTCGGGGCGGTGCGAGCACTCGACGGCGTGAGCCTCACCGTGCCGGCCGAATCTGTCGTCGGCCTGATTGGGCCAAACGGGGCGGGAAAATCTACGCTGGTCGATGTAGTGACCGGGTTCGTTCGCGGCGAACACGGTGTGGTCATGCTCGGGGGACGCTCACTGAATGGCCTCCCTGCACACTCCCGCGCGAGGAGCGGTTTGCGACGCACGTTTCAACAGGGAAGGGCGATTCCGGGGCTGACGGTCGAGCAGTACCTTCGCCTCGGCTCGAACGGGAGCGCCACCGACGCCGACCTCGATCGGGTCATCGACGCGCTCGGCTGCCCCGGCCGATCGGTGCGTATCGAGGAGATCGACATGCCGACTCGCCGCCTGGTGGAGGCCGCGGCCTGTTTTGTCGCAAGTCCGAAACTGGTCCTCCTGGACGAACCGGCGGCGGGTCTCGGTGAGGCGGAATCGGCCCGGCTCGCCAGGAGCATTGCCTCGCTCCCGGAGCTGTTCGGCTGTTCCGTTCTCCTGATCGAGCACGATGTGGAAGTCGTCCACGCCGCCTGTGACTATGTCACCGTGCTGGATTTCGGGAAGGTGATCGCCCAGGGCCCACCCGCGGAAGTCTTCTCATCTCCCGAGGTGATGAGCGCGTTCCTCGGAAAAGTCGGGGTGGCGCCATGA
- a CDS encoding ABC transporter ATP-binding protein gives MSALLRVEDLHVDRGGFPVVRGVGLEVCEGSIAVLLGNNGAGKSTTLDGIAGAIPVAGGRVTLSGLEITQSRPYQRARLGLAYVEQGKAVFPALTAEENVMVAAPRGRALEALAMFPELHDRRRTPAGLLSGGEQQMLVVARALSLQPRVLLLDEISFGLAPVIVLRLMAAVRRLADDGMAVLLVEQFASLALEVGDRAYVLNKGTIEYEGPCRTLIEHPEILHTAYLGISPVALSADAGFDADSGRVGSRSTGGA, from the coding sequence ATGAGCGCTCTGCTCCGGGTCGAGGATCTTCACGTGGACCGGGGAGGATTCCCGGTCGTCCGGGGGGTGGGGCTCGAAGTGTGCGAAGGATCGATCGCCGTTCTCCTCGGGAACAACGGTGCCGGCAAGTCGACCACCCTCGACGGGATCGCCGGGGCAATTCCGGTGGCCGGGGGCCGGGTGACCCTGTCCGGGCTCGAGATCACCCAGAGCCGGCCCTACCAGCGAGCCCGGTTGGGACTCGCCTATGTCGAGCAGGGGAAAGCGGTCTTTCCCGCCCTCACCGCCGAAGAGAACGTCATGGTGGCGGCTCCCCGAGGGCGGGCGCTCGAAGCCTTGGCGATGTTTCCGGAGCTTCACGATCGACGGAGGACTCCGGCCGGTTTGTTGAGCGGCGGCGAGCAGCAGATGCTGGTTGTCGCCCGAGCTCTCTCGCTGCAACCCCGGGTCCTGCTCCTCGACGAGATCTCCTTCGGGCTTGCCCCGGTTATCGTGCTCCGGCTGATGGCGGCGGTGCGCCGCCTGGCCGACGACGGCATGGCGGTGCTCCTGGTCGAGCAGTTCGCCTCGCTGGCCCTCGAGGTGGGCGATCGGGCGTACGTCCTCAACAAGGGCACGATCGAGTACGAGGGTCCCTGCCGAACTCTCATCGAACATCCGGAGATACTCCACACCGCCTACCTGGGAATCTCCCCGGTGGCGCTCTCCGCCGATGCCGGTTTCGACGCCGACTCGGGTCGGGTCGGGTCCCGGTCGACTGGGGGTGCGTGA
- a CDS encoding aldehyde dehydrogenase gives MERRGVFIAGDWAGSGPPVEIRDPADARVVVATVMTGSPDDLRNAVAAAQAAVSWQVTSPQERAGYLSTAARLLRERAERIAAELVSEEGKTLREAGGEVIRSAATLEYHAGQALRAQGEVLAPIRPGALTVTRRRPVGPVAVISPFNFPMLVPAWKIGPALAHGNTVVWKPSSLTPLTAINLTEAFHDAGLPPGVLNMVVASGKAAAGSLIGAPGIKALTFTGSTTAGRTIQARLGGLDTRVQLEMGGNNAAIVFDGVDVAQVAAEIIKGALAGSGQRCTGIRRVIIAGRVAGIEDALVAEAGRWRVGPGMDPNSDMGPLVSAAARRDVLAGLERLVGAGATIVTADRTVEDEVWEHGHFVAPAIVSNLDPDDDLACEEIFGPVLSLYRADTRDEAFRLANATPFGLSHAVFSPEIDDALAAADSLEAGMVHVNASGGVAPHVPFVGWGDSGFGPAEQGETAVEFFTRTQVINVHGARFV, from the coding sequence GTGGAGCGTCGAGGTGTCTTCATCGCCGGGGACTGGGCGGGATCGGGGCCGCCGGTCGAGATTCGTGATCCCGCGGATGCTCGTGTTGTCGTCGCGACGGTCATGACCGGATCGCCCGATGATCTCCGAAATGCGGTCGCAGCCGCCCAGGCGGCGGTCTCCTGGCAGGTGACGTCCCCTCAGGAGCGCGCCGGCTACCTGTCGACGGCCGCCCGGCTGCTGCGCGAACGGGCGGAAAGGATCGCGGCCGAACTGGTCTCGGAGGAGGGCAAGACGCTCCGCGAAGCCGGCGGAGAGGTCATCCGGTCCGCCGCCACCCTCGAATACCACGCCGGTCAAGCCCTCCGGGCCCAAGGTGAGGTGCTCGCTCCGATCCGGCCGGGGGCGTTGACCGTGACGCGGCGCCGACCGGTGGGACCGGTGGCGGTGATCTCACCGTTCAACTTCCCGATGCTGGTTCCCGCATGGAAGATCGGGCCGGCGCTGGCCCACGGCAACACCGTCGTCTGGAAGCCTTCTTCACTGACACCCCTGACCGCCATCAACTTGACAGAAGCGTTCCACGACGCCGGTCTTCCCCCCGGTGTACTCAACATGGTGGTGGCCTCCGGCAAGGCCGCGGCAGGGAGCCTCATCGGTGCTCCCGGTATCAAGGCGTTGACATTCACCGGTTCCACCACGGCCGGACGCACCATCCAAGCGCGCCTCGGCGGGCTCGACACCAGAGTGCAGCTCGAGATGGGGGGGAACAACGCGGCGATCGTGTTCGACGGCGTCGACGTTGCCCAGGTGGCGGCCGAGATCATCAAGGGAGCGCTGGCGGGATCGGGTCAGCGCTGCACCGGAATCCGGCGTGTCATCATCGCCGGTCGGGTCGCGGGAATCGAGGACGCGTTGGTGGCAGAAGCCGGCAGGTGGCGCGTCGGACCGGGGATGGACCCGAACTCCGACATGGGCCCGCTGGTGAGCGCCGCGGCCCGGCGTGATGTCCTCGCCGGGCTGGAGCGGCTGGTGGGGGCAGGTGCCACGATCGTCACGGCGGACCGTACGGTCGAGGACGAGGTTTGGGAGCATGGCCATTTCGTGGCGCCGGCGATTGTCTCCAATCTGGATCCGGACGACGATCTGGCGTGCGAGGAGATCTTCGGTCCCGTCTTGAGCCTGTATCGGGCGGATACTCGGGACGAAGCCTTCCGACTGGCCAACGCCACCCCGTTCGGGCTCTCCCATGCCGTGTTCTCTCCCGAGATCGACGATGCCCTCGCCGCGGCGGATTCCCTCGAGGCGGGCATGGTCCATGTGAATGCGTCAGGCGGGGTCGCCCCCCACGTTCCCTTCGTCGGGTGGGGTGATTCCGGGTTCGGTCCGGCCGAGCAAGGCGAGACCGCCGTCGAATTCTTTACGCGAACTCAGGTCATCAATGTTCACGGTGCCCGGTTTGTCTGA
- a CDS encoding HAD-IIA family hydrolase yields the protein MSESAVALLGAGRYRTVLFDLDGTVYIDGKALPGVPAFVEEARRAGHRVGFLTNMSYRSREWCLDVLHQVQVEAKPDELITTVDVMVEVLRSRGMKKVAAIGSDEFRSQLSRAGVQVGDLLAGPIHDPDALVVGMWPGASRESIAAAVGLISNAVPVFATSGVGSLPTSNGLVSGAAGIVRRLREGSGMPVTITGKPGRLFSDVVKRRLDLVDPVLVVGDTIEVDIVMADSNGWDSLLVLTGASSDHQAQAMTGGGGPTYVARTLDDVEM from the coding sequence TTGTCTGAGTCCGCCGTGGCACTTCTCGGAGCCGGCCGTTACCGGACCGTCCTGTTCGATCTCGACGGCACCGTATACATCGACGGCAAGGCGCTTCCGGGCGTCCCCGCCTTTGTGGAGGAGGCGCGCCGAGCGGGGCATCGAGTCGGCTTTCTCACCAACATGTCCTATCGATCCCGGGAGTGGTGCTTGGACGTCCTCCACCAGGTCCAGGTCGAAGCGAAACCGGATGAACTGATAACCACCGTGGACGTGATGGTGGAAGTTCTCCGCTCCAGAGGGATGAAGAAGGTGGCCGCCATCGGCTCAGACGAGTTCCGGTCGCAACTCTCCCGGGCGGGGGTGCAGGTCGGAGACCTTCTCGCGGGGCCGATCCACGATCCGGATGCACTCGTTGTCGGAATGTGGCCGGGAGCCTCCCGGGAGTCGATCGCCGCTGCGGTCGGCCTGATCAGCAACGCGGTTCCGGTCTTCGCGACGTCGGGAGTCGGATCGTTGCCCACCTCGAACGGGTTGGTGTCGGGAGCGGCCGGCATCGTCCGTCGACTCCGGGAGGGCTCCGGCATGCCGGTGACGATCACCGGGAAACCGGGTCGACTCTTCAGCGATGTCGTCAAGCGTCGTCTCGACCTCGTCGATCCGGTGCTGGTGGTCGGAGACACCATCGAGGTCGACATCGTCATGGCAGACAGCAACGGTTGGGACTCGCTGCTGGTGCTCACCGGTGCCTCCAGCGACCACCAGGCCCAGGCGATGACGGGGGGAGGAGGGCCCACGTATGTCGCACGCACGCTCGACGACGTCGAGATGTGA
- a CDS encoding MarR family transcriptional regulator, translated as MMNQEYDPLERGFERSVPMMFYRALDAVLPPFREIFAKFNITQPQWRVLRVLWDEDGQNLTSIAERTLIVPTVLVGIVDRLERDGRVERRRSHKDRRRVHVCLTESGRALKDDVVPLVRDVYVQLQAALEPEEWANLYDAIDKLIEAENNARATSV; from the coding sequence ATGATGAATCAAGAATATGACCCACTCGAGCGGGGTTTCGAGCGCTCGGTTCCGATGATGTTCTACCGGGCACTGGACGCGGTCCTTCCCCCGTTCCGGGAGATCTTCGCCAAGTTCAACATCACCCAACCCCAGTGGCGTGTTCTCCGGGTCCTGTGGGACGAGGACGGCCAGAACCTCACCTCGATTGCCGAGCGAACGCTCATCGTGCCCACGGTGCTCGTTGGGATCGTCGACCGGCTCGAGCGCGATGGCAGGGTCGAACGGCGGCGGTCGCACAAGGACCGACGACGCGTGCACGTTTGCCTGACCGAGAGCGGGCGGGCGCTCAAAGACGATGTGGTGCCGCTCGTGCGTGACGTCTACGTTCAGTTACAGGCAGCCCTCGAACCGGAAGAGTGGGCAAACCTCTACGACGCCATCGACAAACTCATCGAGGCCGAAAACAACGCCCGCGCGACTTCTGTGTGA
- a CDS encoding tyrosine-type recombinase/integrase has protein sequence MRSEFSQLRKGRTPANKGKTYPAEILTPDEMRALLAQIPTTSSLGLRNRALITLLYRTGLRHAEALDLRPKDVDLAAGSVTVLHGKGDRRRTVGIDSGGGRIVQAWLERRASLGFGAEQTLFCTLQGRHLHHSYLRTLLCRLAEAAGITKRVHPHGFRHTHAYELAMEGVEMPIIQRQLGHASLATTDRYLNHIAPRQVIEAINKREWSP, from the coding sequence ATGCGGTCCGAGTTCTCCCAACTGCGCAAAGGTCGGACGCCCGCCAACAAGGGCAAGACCTACCCGGCCGAGATCCTCACGCCCGACGAGATGCGGGCGCTCCTCGCCCAAATCCCGACGACCTCATCCCTGGGACTTCGCAACAGGGCACTGATCACGCTCCTCTACCGAACGGGCCTGCGTCACGCCGAAGCCCTCGACCTGCGGCCCAAGGACGTCGACCTCGCCGCAGGATCGGTCACCGTCCTTCACGGCAAGGGTGATCGTCGCCGAACCGTCGGCATCGACTCCGGTGGAGGCCGGATCGTCCAAGCGTGGCTCGAACGCCGGGCCTCACTCGGATTCGGAGCCGAGCAGACACTCTTCTGCACGTTGCAGGGGCGCCACCTGCACCATTCCTACCTGCGCACGCTCCTGTGCCGACTCGCCGAAGCCGCCGGAATCACCAAGCGGGTTCATCCGCACGGTTTCCGCCACACGCACGCCTACGAGCTGGCCATGGAAGGCGTCGAGATGCCGATCATTCAGCGTCAGCTCGGCCACGCGTCGCTCGCCACCACCGACCGGTACCTCAACCACATCGCCCCGAGACAGGTCATCGAGGCGATCAACAAACGAGAGTGGTCACCGTGA
- a CDS encoding ribbon-helix-helix protein, CopG family, giving the protein MKHTTIYLPEDLKRRLEQVARRERRTEADVIREALADAPAMRERPRPTVPLSEAGLGDPTIAERVDELLAEGFGRS; this is encoded by the coding sequence ATGAAACATACGACGATCTACCTCCCTGAGGATCTGAAGCGGCGCCTCGAGCAGGTCGCTCGCCGGGAGCGGCGGACCGAGGCCGACGTGATCCGCGAGGCGTTGGCGGACGCGCCGGCCATGCGGGAGCGTCCCCGACCGACGGTCCCCCTGTCCGAGGCGGGGCTGGGCGATCCGACGATCGCCGAACGGGTCGATGAGCTGCTCGCCGAGGGATTCGGGCGGTCGTGA
- a CDS encoding PIN domain-containing protein, giving the protein MIILETSGVLAAPFPDQRDHASARAALEAADGPLVLSPFVLAELGYFVAGRAGVDIEQRLLADVAAGAYTLASFGSADVAAASEVIARYADLGLGLTDASLVVLADRFDTDRILTLDHRRFRTVTGRAGKPFRLLPADA; this is encoded by the coding sequence GTGATCATCCTCGAAACCAGCGGTGTGCTCGCCGCGCCGTTCCCCGACCAGCGGGACCATGCGAGCGCCCGCGCTGCGCTCGAGGCAGCCGACGGTCCCCTTGTGCTGTCACCCTTCGTCTTGGCCGAGCTGGGCTACTTCGTTGCGGGCAGGGCCGGCGTCGACATCGAGCAGCGCCTGCTCGCCGACGTCGCTGCCGGCGCGTACACGCTCGCCTCCTTCGGATCTGCCGACGTGGCTGCGGCGAGCGAGGTGATCGCACGGTACGCAGATCTTGGTCTCGGCCTCACGGATGCTTCGTTGGTTGTGCTCGCCGACCGGTTCGACACCGATCGGATCCTCACGCTGGACCACCGACGGTTCCGGACGGTGACGGGCAGGGCGGGGAAGCCGTTCCGGCTGCTGCCGGCCGACGCTTGA